CACACCCTCCTGCCCGCCGACGACCGCTGGCAGCACCGCCACGGCAGCCCCGGCCACGGCCGCGACCACGTCCTCCCCGCCCTCGTCCCACCCCACGCGACCCTACCGGTGCTCAACGGCCGCCTGGAGCTCGGGACTTGGCAGTCGGTGTGCCTGGTGGACACCAACGTAGACAATGCCCACCGCAAGGTGAGGCTGAGTTTCTTGGGATGAGCGAGGGATGGGCAGGGCCGCGCTTACCTCGGATGTATGAGGGGTGATCCGACAAGTCTTGCTGAAATCCGGTTGAGGGCGCGGTCGTTGAGCGCGACCCTGGCCGGATGCTGCTCAAGCTGACCGGATCGAGCTGTTCGGGCAAGACGACCCTCGCGTTCGCCGTGGCCGACCGTCTCCAGGGGGTCGTCGTGCACGACTTCGACGAGGTCGGGGTGCCCGCGGATGCCGACGTCCGCTGGCGGCACCGCGCGACCGAGCACTGGGTGCGGCGTGCGCTGGAGTACCAGGACCGCGGACTCGACCTCCTGCTGACCGGTCAGTCACCGCTGGGGGAGGTGCTGGCCGCGCCCTCCGCACCCCTGTTGGACGGCATCGCGCTGTGCCTGGTCGACGTCGCCGACGAAGTGCGACGCCACCGGCTCACCGCACGGGACGGCGGGCGCTGGGACGCCCCCGCCGTCGACCGGTTCCTCAACTGGGCGGCCTGGCACCGCGGTCACGCCCGCGACCCCCGCCACCGGCCGAACGTCCTCACCACCGGCGCCTGGCCGGACATGGCCTGGCACCGCTGGACGGGGTGGACCGCGGAAGATCCCCGCTGGCGCACCCATCTGGTCGACACCACCGGGCGGACCGTGGCCGAGTCCGCGGGCGAGGTGCGTGAGTGGGTGACCGGACAACGCGCCGCGTACGGCACCGGCCAGCCGGCTCTGAGTCGCGGCTGGACGGATCGCTAGGGGCGGCGCGGCGAGCGAGGTGGGCCCTGCCTCACCCGGGTGGTCACCCGACGCCGCACCGAACCGGCCTCACAGCCCCAGCTCCAGCGGCTCGTCGGGGACTCCGTCCCTGAGCAACCCGGTGAGGAGGTCCGCGAGATCACGCGGCCCGAAGAGATCCGGCCCCTGGTAGCCGGTGAGCTCCGACGGCCGCCACCAGCGGAACCCCGCGATGTTCTCGGCCGCCAGGTCCTCACCCGACAGGGCGCCGTCCGGCCGGAAGGCAGCGGTGCGGACGAGGAAGTAGTCCTGGACCGTGCCGTCGTACCCGTTCACATGGCCGGGATCGACCACCCTCCGATGCCCACCTGCGGCGGCGTCCCGTCCAGCACCAGTCCGGTCTCCTCGCGCAGTTCGCGGCGCAGCGCCGCGTGAGGTGTCTCGCCGGGCTCGACGCCTCCTCCGGGAGGGGCCCAGACCACCGTCTCCGGAAGGGCGAACCTGCACAGCAGGATCCGGTTCTCCTCGTCCAGCACAATCGCGCGGACCGCATGACGCAGGTTCAGGGGAGGCATCGGCAAACCCTACGCCGGTCCGTCCGGGAGCCGTCCGCCGTCGACGGCTGTGCCTTGAACGGGCGGGACGGCTCCGGGCGGCAACGCGTGCCCGGAGCCCGGGAGTCGAGGGCTCAGTAGACGGACAGCCCGTAGGCGTTCAGTACTTCCTGGATCGGCTGGTAGTAGGTGGTTCCTCCGGTGGTGCAGTTCCCGGAGCCGCCGGAGAGGATCCCGACGACCTTGTCGCCCGCGTAGAGGGGGCCGCCGCTGTCGCCGGGCTCCGCGCAGATGTTCGTCTGGATGAGCCCGGAGACGACGTCTCCGCCCCCGTAGTTGACGGTCGCGTTCAGTCCGGTGACCACACCGCAGCG
Above is a window of Streptomyces griseorubiginosus DNA encoding:
- a CDS encoding secondary thiamine-phosphate synthase enzyme YjbQ translates to MSDAFTTRVLNVSSGSSERIVDLTGDCEAFLREAAAGRDGLLNVFVPHATAGVAVIETGAGSDDDLLAALHTLLPADDRWQHRHGSPGHGRDHVLPALVPPHATLPVLNGRLELGTWQSVCLVDTNVDNAHRKVRLSFLG
- a CDS encoding NUDIX domain-containing protein, with translation MPPLNLRHAVRAIVLDEENRILLCRFALPETVVWAPPGGGVEPGETPHAALRRELREETGLVLDGTPPQVGIGGWSIPAM